From Aegilops tauschii subsp. strangulata cultivar AL8/78 chromosome 5, Aet v6.0, whole genome shotgun sequence:
AACCAGGGCTTTCTCCGTGCTAATGCACACCACCGCGACGACGATACCCAGATGCTTTCCGGCAACATGTCGTGCGTCGCCAATATCCCAGAGATCAGCGACTGAGCGGTAGGTACTTTCCAACGTCGTGCGAGTGGATCCTGATGCTAGCTAAGCTCAAGCATCACAATCAAACTTTTTATTTAACCATATTTTAATAATTCACATTCAAAAACTGAAATTTTGGGATGTGACAAGGATTGTTTTAGATACAACACTAAGATATAGTGCACTAGGACTCGAAAATTGCTTTTGAAGCTTGGCCTCTATGGAGGCCggtttttgaaaaattcaaaattcaacaaaattcatatttttacatttcaaaaaattctgaaaaaaatacaGACATACATGAAGGCATAACACACATGTGTGTAAATTTTTAGGACAAAATATGTTGAAATGAGGGATGTGCTATAAAGACAAATATGTGACTTTTCaacacatgatactattcatCCCAAAAGTCCATGAATTTGTTCTTTTTGCAGAGATCACGTCTCAAGGCATTTTATTCTGAAATTTTACACACATACACATCACATCCTTGTGTACTTGTACAATTCTTTTTCCAGATTTTTTGAAACCAAAAAGAatgaattttgtttttttttttcaaaaaattcggcctccatggaggccgagctccaaAATGCCGTTCTCACCCGGATTGCTATATCTAAGAATCTATTTTATGTCACCAGATATAGCTTAAGATATACTGCACTGAGACTCAAAAATGCCAAATGCAGACCGAGTTTCATGGATGCCTTAATTTGAAAGcttaaaaaaatcaaaattttTAGTTTTAAAAAGTTCTGAAAAAAATACACACATACCTAGAGACATAATGTACATGTGTGTAAAATTTCAGATCGAAGTACGTTAAAATGAGAGCtacacaaaataaaaaaatcagGGACTTTTTAGTATATGTACTATTCATCCTTTTGGTTTTTTGCGCATGATATGTACTATTCATCCTTAAAGTCCTTCATTTTTTTTGTGCAACTCACAATTCAAGGAATTTCATCCTGAAATTTTACAGGCATACACATTACATCCTTGTATGCATGTATACTTTTTTTTTCAGCATTTTGTGAAACTGAAATGTTTGaattttgaaatttcaaaaataAGGCCTCCATCGGTTTCCAAAATGCCATACTACTCAATGAGACTGCCCTAAGAAACATGGAGCACAATTATCGACACAAAAGAGGAAAACACCAATATTTTCTATGTATGTTTTTCTTTTCCGTAATAGTGCACTGTGTTACCACTAGTATGTTTCTTAGGCACGCTGGGAAAATACTGACCACGCCCTATTCATGCTTTCCAAGCATAGGACGAGAGCATACGCTCCACACCCACCAAAAATGAGCACGTGCGGCGTGTGTGTACTCTGATACAACACGATGAGTTAGAGCTAACTAACGCAGACGCACACGCTCCAACCACTGCAAGCACGCGCGCGTCGCGTGCTGTGAGCCACGCATATCTATCTGCTGTCCACAAATGATCTTCACTTGTGAATGTTGATATCGGTAAGAGCACGATCCCCACCGGGTCCCCATCCGTCCTCGAGCGGCATGTCCGGCATGACGTTCTTCCAGAACCCGTGCTTGCTCCAGAGCAGCACCATCTGCTCGATGGGCACGCCCTTGGTCTCCGGCAGGAAGACATAGACGAAGGCGGTCATGACGGCGATCCACGCAgcgaagaagatgaagatggcgaACTTGAAGGCGCAGAGCAGCGACAGGAACGCCTGCGCGATGATGAACGTGAAGAAGAGGTTGACGGCCACCGTGATGCTCTGCCCCGCCGACCGCGTCTCCAGGGCGAAGATCTCGCTCGGCACCGTCCACCCGAGCGGGCCCCACGACCACCCGAACGCGAGCATGAAGAGGCAGATCACGAACACCACCGCGATCGAGCAGCCCCGCGATAGGTGCTTGTCTGCGTCGAACTTCACCGCCAGTATCGCCGCCACGATCACCTGGCAAACGATCATCTGGATGCCGCCGCTGATGAGCAGCTTCCTCCTGCCGAGCCGGTCGACGGTGGCGATGGAGATGAGCGTGGAGAACAAGAGCACGGCGCCGGTGAGCATGGAGGAGTAGAGGGACCAGCTGGCGCCGAAGCCCATGCTCTGGAACAGCACCGGCGCGTAGAACAGGATGGAGTTGATGCCTGTTAGGACCTGGAACGCcggcatgcacacggccatcacCAGCTGCGGCCGGTTGCGCCGCTCGAGGATGTTCCGGAACGGGTGCTTGATGGTGTTGGCCAGTTCACTCGCCTCCGCCATGTCCGTGAACTCAGCGTCGACGTCCGCGGTTCCTCGGATCAGCTCCAGCACACGCCGACCCTCCTCGACGCGCCCGCGCTCAATGAGGCTGTTCGGCGTCTCCGGGAGGAGGATCCCGCCGACCGTCATCAGCAGCGCTGGTGCTGCCACGAGGCCGAGCGAGAGGCGCCATCCCCACGGCTTGATTTTTTGCGTGCCATAGTTGATCATGTTCGCCGAGAAGATGCCAAGCGTCGTCGCGAGCTGGAACATCATGTTCAGCCCGCCGCGGAGGTGCGCCGGCGCCATCTCCGACAAGTACAGCGGCACAGCCTACGATGGCACCAAGCACTTGTTCAGTGGCAATGCTACAAGCACacatgcaatgcaatcgcccacTCCGTATGTCTGAGCTTACCACACCTGATTGCCGAAACCGATGCCGACGCCAAGCATGACGCGGCCGAGGATTAACGTCGTGAGGTTCACAGCCGCCGCGTTAAGGGCTGCGCCGATAAGAAAGCTGATGCCGCCGCAGATAATGCTGGCACGACGGCCGTAGTTCCTTGTCACCGGCGCGGCCGCAAGTGTTGAGACTTGGCCGGAGAGATAGAGGATGGAGGTGAAGGCGGAGAGGGCCTGGTTGTCGTACTTGCAATAGTTGTTTAGGCTCACCAAGTTCTttcgccggaacaccgccgggaaGAACCTCTCGAGGAACGGGTCCATGGTGTTCACTCCTGTAGCAATATGTGTAATAAGTGAGACAGATTGACATCAACTTTGGAATTATCAGGCTTCTGTTGTTCGGGTTGAGCAATTATGACCCATATGCTTTTTGAATACAAGTTTTAAAATGTTCACTAAGGTAGGCACAAATAGATGAAAAATACCCTTTGAAACATGGTGGTAATTACACCTGGTTACGTATTTTATTatttaaaaatttcaaaaaaggTCAAAATGTTCCaaaactcttttgcaacaaagtTGAGCTGTCGTTTCTGGCATACAAAAATATTCTGCAAAGAAATATTCTCTGACAAAATTCTGACAAAAATGACAAGTATTCTCTGACAATAGCATGAACAGTATGCCATATATAGCGACAAATTTGTTTTTTTACGTCGACAACAACATGAAAGTCATTTCTCAGTGAAAGTTTTTATACGAGTGTAACAATATATCTAGTTTGTTCGCAAaaagtttcagatttttttgacTTTCTTACAAATTACTATTTGAAAAAAATTGGGTGTAATTACACCCGAGAGTCAAATGTTCCAGTCTGATTGACTGGTATGGCTCATACTCTTGTGCACCCAACCAGGACAACTTTATGCCTGTTCGCATTATTCTTGTGGAAGTGGCTGTCCTTCATTATAATTATTGAGCTAAACACTAAAAACTCGATGGAGTTAACTTTAAGGTGAACTTTGAAAAGGCATACAACAAAGTAAATTGGTATTTTTTTCCAGCAAGCTCTTCGCAGAAAGATTTTGCGGCTGAATGCAGGCAACAAGTGGACTCCTATGTTCAAAGCGAGAGTATTGGGGTTAGGTCAATGGTGATATTAGTCATTATTTCCAACTCATAAGGAATTGAGGAAGGTGACCCCATGTCACCAATTCTATTTAATATTGCGCAGATATGTTCTCTATTCTTATAGCAGAGGCTAAGGAGGATGGTCGGTTGGGGACCTTATTCCACATCTGATTGATGGAATTGTGCCTATCCTCTAGTATGCGGTTCACATGGTCATTTTTATGGAACATGACCATAGAAAGGCGATTAGTTTGATCCTGTGTCTTTTCGAACAACTTCCAAGTTTGAAAATTAATTTCCACAAAAGTAAGATATTCTATTTTGGTAAGGCCAAAGAGGAGAGTCAGTACATGCATCTATTTGGCTGTGATGTGGGATCCCTTCTGTTTACATACATTAGAGTCCTCATTCATCACTATAGGCTCACCAACAAGGAATGGAAAGTAGCTGAAGACTGTTTCCAAAACAAGCTCAACACTTGCAAGGGTAAGCCTTTGTCATATGGAGGACGACTTACCCTCATCAACGTTGTTCTTCGAGCCTATTCATGTTCATGCTCTTTTTTAGATACCTAAAGAGGGGTTAAAAAGGCTGGATTTCTATCAGTCTAGGTTCTTCTGGCAATGCGAGGATCAGAAGCGGAATTACAGACTTGCTAAATGATATTATATATCGTGTCACCTAAAGATCAAGGTGGATCGGGAATTGAAAACCTCAAAATCACCTAAAGATCATAAGCGGAATTACAGACTTGACCAAGAGGAAACTATTCATCTTTATTCCTATCATGTTTGTTCGCCTCTTTGATTTGATGTGATGGTATTCGCCATAATCTGAATGGTCATACGCGAGTGTGAGTTTGTGCTATTCTTTGCGCAATTTGAAATTGTCAAAATGATTGTGTTTTTAACTGATtatgttttccttttttttctgcAGATTATCTTCGGAGCTATGGCCTCAATTCATACATGGTCATCAGTACAACATGCGGACACACAGGGCTTATGGCTGTCGGGTGCATCCGATTGAAAACGGCCGCACAGGGTTTGTTCAACCAGTTTGAATGGCATGCTAGTAGCAGATTATGTGGATGAACTATGTAATTATTTTTCGCCCGGTGTGGTAGTGTCTTGCTGTCAACCTTTGACACTCGATGGCTTGGAGTTATTTTATGTTTGATAAAAAAATGGTTGTATGGATCAAAGTTTTGGATCCCGAGTGGACAATTTTTCTCGAGGGGCACCGGAATTTGCGGTTACCATGGTAACCACGATATGCCGGAAAAATTTCGAACGAAATTTAAAATCaaattttgaattcaaattttttgAAGTCGATGTAGATAGGGGTTTACCTCCAATTTCATCATGTACCTAGCTCTATCGTATTGGCTGTTCAACCCGAACTGCCACTTGCTAAAAGGTCGCGAGTTCGACCCCTGGCATTTTTTCACTTTTGCATAtaaaaaagaaattaaaatgcGTGAGACAAGACTCGAACCCGCAACGCGCTGTTGAGAAAAGGGTGCCTTTGCCACGACCACTTATCTTATGGTGGTAGAGATGGCATACATTTAACTACACTCTGATTGTTtgaattcaaaattttcaaaaaaaattgcccGGTATAAGTGTTTCTCGAGGGGGTTCGGTAAGTTCGGTAACCAAAATAATGGTATGGATAGCATGATGCGGAGGTCAGGGTTATccattttttggttttttctgTTATTCATGGAAAAAATCCATATACTTAACAAGAGTTTGAATGTATTGGCACCAAAGATACAGATCGCTACAACGTTACGTGATGATCCTGCTAGTAGTATAAGACATCCGATGTGTACGTATTTTACTGCCTGTATGCCTCTaaactctctctctcttctctttgAGGTGGCCTCCGTATGGTGCAGCATCCAGCCTCCGAGTAAAATCCGGTAGCAAGGGTTTCCTCTTCGCCTAGAGGCTACCTCTTTTAGCCAGAATAATCGAGAAGCCCGACCCCGACTTGTGAGACTGTGAGAAGCGTGTTCGGTTTAGGTTATCACAACAGTATGAAGCGGGAGCAACAATTCAGGCTGGAGCAAAATTGCTACATGCTGTTAGGTTTCGAGCTCGGCTTAGAAACAACCCATAGGGTCCACATGTAGGTCAATGGCAACAAGCACGGCAGAGAAAAGTAGCCACACTCGTAGTACAACCGAACCACAAGCGAGTGACTCAACCGAGATATAATAATAAAAAGGATAGAACAGCATGATTGTTCATGCACCTAGCTAGTGGGTACGTACGTACCGGAGATCCCGATGTCGTAGCCGAAGATGGAGCCCCCGATGGCGGCGACGACGCAGGCCATGGCGACGGCGAGCGTCATTTGGCCCTTGTACTCCGCCGCCCTCTCCTTCTTCACCCCCAGCGGAGCCATGCCGCCAGCCATCCCCTCCCCCGGAACAGTTCAAGACTTCAAGTCAAGGGGCAGTCGTGCGCACGTACGTTGTGACGAGGAACAAGAGCTCTCTACCACATGGCCGGGAGAAGGGCAATGCGCGCGCCACCTTTTTGTAGCTCCGCATAGGGGAGCGACAGGAGTGGCGGGGGCAAGTAACATCGCCGTCACATCAGGTGTTGGTGACACGCGCGCCACCTTTTCGGAACAAATCCTGCCTCGCTCGATCCGAATCGATCGACGATCGATCGCGCCATGTGTGAACACGAGCAGCACGATGTGGCGCCGCTATGTGCGTCGACCACGTCGGCGCGCATTTCGCCAATGCCAATGCCAATGCTAATGCTGTCACCCGGAGGTCCACAGCCCTGTGCCCGGCACTTGCCCCGGTCGATCGCCTCTGATAAGAACCGGGGTTGGCTCTCGTTATTCCGCTGTCCCACAGGACAGTACGGTTAACAATAGTGCGATGCTGAGGTGCTGACAGACGAAATGTCTCGTCGCCGGCCGTCGCGTCCCATGGTACGCACGGTTCGGAAAGTTGGCTTTGGTTGCACTGAGATGAGGTGAGGTGCCGTCCCGTCCTTCAATTGTGTCCCGTCCCGGTGGTACGTAAGGTGGCGAGGACGAACCCTGTCGCGTCGAACGCATCTTTCTCTTTTCTGAGAGGAGACGAGTCCTGTTTCGGGGAAGCATACGAGTGGTTGAAGCTTCAGCGGGACAAGTCAGCAAGTGcgtggccggcgacggcgtgcGTGCGCGTGTCGCCAGGTTTGTGGGACGGACGCTCGGGTGGAAGAACAGTACTACGTCCATGGACGGAGCTATCCAGTGACCCGTCGTGGATCTCGGACATTCGTGGGCTGCCTTTACGCCCCCCCGCCGGCAATGATTACGATCTTGATGTATGTGCAAAGGCGCCGCAGAGCGCAGATCTCCTGCGTGTTGGACGATGAAATAATTCGTCTGTGGACTATGCATGCAGGTGAACTAGGGTGTGTCTGGTTCATGATAGCATGCCCTGCCAATTTTTGCCAACCCAAGAAATTGGCTAGAGCTTTGTTGGCCAAACTTTTTTGCAAGATTCGTGAAGGAATGTGGGGGAGTTGGCAAGAGTCTAGAGGCAACCAAAAAATTAGCAACTAACCACGTGAAAGCCAAAATATCATGACCTATGTACTACTAGCACAAAACGCCAGATTTGTTGGACGCACACTTGGGCTTCGTCCTCGGGAAGACGACGAGACGAAGAACAGTACTGCCGACAATGATTGCGATATTtgcaaaaactatataaaaagACGTCGCAGATCTCGTGCGTGTTCTGGACGAGGAAATGATGATTCGCCTATGGACTATGAGAGGATGCAGGCGGACTACTAGGTCATAGCAGATGGTCCTGAATTATTGAAACTGTATCGTGTACATCGTTGTCCGATGAGCATCGTAAAGCTAAGAGGTGGCTCTTTGCTTTCGTCTGAGGTCCTATCTAGAACAAAGGTGTGTGCAAGGTGCATGCACTCCCAGCACGATCGAGATCGGATGCCCGAGTTTATGAATGGGACATTTCCTTTGACGCACATGCTTGCACAGTGCCGTTACATACATATCCTGCTGCTGCTGCAAGTAAATTAAGTTAAAGCCGATATGTCGCGAGAGAAAAAAAATGTAATACATTCTTAAAAAGATAACAAAAATTGAACTGGACGCCCAGCAAGACAAAGATAAGCTAGCTATCTAAGATATAACAAAATGCCAGTTATTTGTTTCTTAATCCTTGTTGTTAGGCTGGGTAATATTTGCTTAGTCTAAAAAATTAGAGTAAGAAATGGCCCAAAAAGTATACGATCGTTTGCAATGAACCCATATTATCACTGGCCACTACATCTCGAAAACCGGCCCACGGCAACATATTTCGATCATCTAAGAAGCCATTTTATCAACACAAAGGATAATATAGTAATATGTATTGGACTTGATAGGTCGACAGAGGTAATAAAGCTCTCCATATACTCGTCCTCATAGGTCACAATCACAACATCTATTGAGTATCGCACTTATGCGATTTTTTACCTTCCAAAGTAAGCACAACATATCAGCTGCTACCACGAGGTAAAGAATTTTGTTATGCGCAAATTGATTGCCTGTATCTTAACCTGAGCAAATGGTATCGTTCGAGATAGTCGTAGATCGCAGTTACATGGTGCGCTTTTGCTCCATCTTAAAACATCTATTAGTAAGAAATGAACCAAAAAGCACACGATTAGATGCAATGACCACAGTCCTCATTGGTGTGTGTGATGTCTCTTTTATGTGTGCTTAGTCAGCGGGTTGTGACGATTTTCACATTGTTTTTGTTAATTAACATGGCAACTCTCTCCCTTTTAATTACTAAATAAGGCAAAATTTAGGGGGTTGATAAGTTTTTGACTTGAAACTAGTTGTTCCTTAAACAACAGTACACATGCAAGCTAACAAGGTAAGGCTTAGGAAAAGTAACTTGCAAGTGAGTGAGGAGTTTGAGTTTCAAGGGATGCAAACTAGAATTAGCTCCATGATGTATCCCTAGGATCGGATAGTTGATGGTGTCATATTTCTTGTTGGTGGATGTTTGAACAACAAAGGTTCTAAGACCAGAAGGATCTTGGCAGCGTTGTTCACAAATAACATGCCACATATGCCATCATG
This genomic window contains:
- the LOC109731868 gene encoding sugar transport protein 7-like, whose amino-acid sequence is MAGGMAPLGVKKERAAEYKGQMTLAVAMACVVAAIGGSIFGYDIGISGVNTMDPFLERFFPAVFRRKNLVSLNNYCKYDNQALSAFTSILYLSGQVSTLAAAPVTRNYGRRASIICGGISFLIGAALNAAAVNLTTLILGRVMLGVGIGFGNQAVPLYLSEMAPAHLRGGLNMMFQLATTLGIFSANMINYGTQKIKPWGWRLSLGLVAAPALLMTVGGILLPETPNSLIERGRVEEGRRVLELIRGTADVDAEFTDMAEASELANTIKHPFRNILERRNRPQLVMAVCMPAFQVLTGINSILFYAPVLFQSMGFGASWSLYSSMLTGAVLLFSTLISIATVDRLGRRKLLISGGIQMIVCQVIVAAILAVKFDADKHLSRGCSIAVVFVICLFMLAFGWSWGPLGWTVPSEIFALETRSAGQSITVAVNLFFTFIIAQAFLSLLCAFKFAIFIFFAAWIAVMTAFVYVFLPETKGVPIEQMVLLWSKHGFWKNVMPDMPLEDGWGPGGDRALTDINIHK